From a single Rutidosis leptorrhynchoides isolate AG116_Rl617_1_P2 chromosome 5, CSIRO_AGI_Rlap_v1, whole genome shotgun sequence genomic region:
- the LOC139850312 gene encoding uncharacterized protein isoform X1 translates to MTTKDVEMLVTGEKVLVHLNGFDQSIKSGGSLCTRFMGRCLKQQRFCPIEAKDWREVKMRCGVMLMQHIRQEKFSLPERENVDRVLFLILNDKYRARKYRVKCDLFKLVTKKLKEVEGVDLVEAQEIEYTEEEILEGLDLVEAPDNINIQQWNDYKKLLRSSHSKKLSELGKKARDEKLHFHTTGARSHARIRDDFMMKNNREPYPLEFF, encoded by the exons ATGACAACAAAAGATGTAGAAATGCTAGTAACGGGTGAAAAAGTGTTGGTTCATCTCAATGGATTTGATCAGTCTATCAAGTCTGGAGGGTCACTATGCACTAGATTTATGGGCAGATGTTTAAAACAACAACGTTTTTGCCCTATTGAGGCAAAGGATTGGCGTGAAGTTAAAATGAGATGTGGTGTTATGCTTATGCAACACATCC GGCAGGAAAAATTTTCATTACCTGAAAGAGAGAATGTTGATAGAGTTTTGTTTTTAATACTCAATGATAAGTATAGGGCTCGAAAgtatcgagtgaagtgtgatttgttTAAGTTGGTTACTAAAAAGTTAAAAGAGGTTGAAGGAGTCGACTTGGTAGAAGCACAAGAGATAGAATACACAGAAGAAGAGATTCTTGAAGGGCTAGACTTGGTTGAAGCACCTGATAACATTAATATTCAGCAGTGGAACGACTATAAAAAGCTGCTTAGATCATCTCACTCAAAG AAACTATCAGAACTTGGGAAAAAGGCAAGAGATGAGAAACTTCATTTTCATACTACAGGTGCTCGTAGCCATGCACGAATAAGAGATGATTTT ATGATGAAAAATAATAGAGAACCATATCCCCTCGAGTTTTTTTGA
- the LOC139850312 gene encoding uncharacterized protein isoform X2 codes for MTTKDVEMLVTGEKVLVHLNGFDQSIKSGGSLCTRFMGRCLKQQRFCPIEAKDWREVKMRCGVMLMQHIREKFSLPERENVDRVLFLILNDKYRARKYRVKCDLFKLVTKKLKEVEGVDLVEAQEIEYTEEEILEGLDLVEAPDNINIQQWNDYKKLLRSSHSKKLSELGKKARDEKLHFHTTGARSHARIRDDFMMKNNREPYPLEFF; via the exons ATGACAACAAAAGATGTAGAAATGCTAGTAACGGGTGAAAAAGTGTTGGTTCATCTCAATGGATTTGATCAGTCTATCAAGTCTGGAGGGTCACTATGCACTAGATTTATGGGCAGATGTTTAAAACAACAACGTTTTTGCCCTATTGAGGCAAAGGATTGGCGTGAAGTTAAAATGAGATGTGGTGTTATGCTTATGCAACACATCCGG GAAAAATTTTCATTACCTGAAAGAGAGAATGTTGATAGAGTTTTGTTTTTAATACTCAATGATAAGTATAGGGCTCGAAAgtatcgagtgaagtgtgatttgttTAAGTTGGTTACTAAAAAGTTAAAAGAGGTTGAAGGAGTCGACTTGGTAGAAGCACAAGAGATAGAATACACAGAAGAAGAGATTCTTGAAGGGCTAGACTTGGTTGAAGCACCTGATAACATTAATATTCAGCAGTGGAACGACTATAAAAAGCTGCTTAGATCATCTCACTCAAAG AAACTATCAGAACTTGGGAAAAAGGCAAGAGATGAGAAACTTCATTTTCATACTACAGGTGCTCGTAGCCATGCACGAATAAGAGATGATTTT ATGATGAAAAATAATAGAGAACCATATCCCCTCGAGTTTTTTTGA